The genomic stretch CATTCCGTGCGGCGAGGTGCTGGGGCTGCTCGAGGCGCTGCGCTCGCGGCGCTCGGCCGAAGCCGGCCTGCTGGCTGAACTGCCCAATCCGGAAACCGGCCGCGTCGAGGTGCTGGCGCCGCCGTACCGGCTCGACGGCGAGCGCGTGCCGGTGCGCGCCGCGCCGCCGCTGCTGTCGCAGGACACGGAGCGCGTGCTGGGCGATTTGCTCGGCATGGATGCCGGGCAGGTGGCCGCGCTGAAGGCTGCGGGGGTGGTGTAAGGGCCGGCGCGGGCTACGACGCGTCAGGCTGCTGCGGCTCGGGCCACTTGCCCTTGCGCGGGAAGCGCATGTCGAACTCGGTGAACACGTGTTCCTCGGAGCGGCAGCTGATGCCCGCGCCCCAGCTGCTCAGCACCTTCTGGCAGAACGCCAGGCCGATGCCGGTGCCGCGATGCGCCGGGTAGGAGAAGAAGGGCTGAAACATCCGCGCCAGCACCTGCGGCGGCACACCGGTGGCGGTGTCGCGGAACACCACGTGGACCGCATCGGGCTCGACCTCGCAGCGGATATGGATGGTGCCCTTGCCCGCGCGCCGGATCGCTTCCAGCGCGTTCTTCAGCAGGTTGGTCGTGACCAGGCCGAACAGCTGCGCGTTGCCCATCACGTAGGCACGGCCGGGCAGGTCGACCGTGACCCGCTCCAGGTCGCCGGGCTCGAACGGAAAGCGGCCGACCGCGTCGCGGATCACCTCGCCTACTTCGAACCATGCCTGCGTGGCGTTTTCCGGGTTCTTGGAGTTGGCCACCAGCAGCTCGATGCTGTTGCTGATATGGGCCAGGTCTGATTCCATCCGGGCCACCGCCTGCATCAGGCCGTCGCGCTGCGGCGTGTCCTGGTCCAGCGCCGCGGGCAGGCGGGCCTTCAGGCCGCGCGCGGTCATGGCCAGGCTGGTCAGCGGCGTGCGCAGTTCATGCGCGACGGTCGCCAGCGCGGCGGCCATGCCGCGCCGCTTCTGCTCGGCCAGCAGCTGGCGGTCCATCTTGATCACCACCAGCACCGCGATCACGAAGCCGATCACCGGCAACTGCAGCAGGATCGGCTCCCACGGGATGCCGCCCATGGAATTGCCGGCCAGCACGAACAGCGCAATCGCCGCCGCGGCGCCCGCGAACAGGGCGATGGTGGCGAACGCGGTGTTGAAGTGATACAGGATCACCACCGCGATGATGACCGATTCGGCCCACACCATCGAGCCGCCGTTCTCCAGGTAGAAGAAGATAAAGGCGAACGGCAGGCCTACCGTGATGGCAAAGAGCGCATAGGGCGGCAGCCAGCGCCGTCCCGAAAACGCGGACGCGAACAGCAGCGGCACGAACAGCGCGGTGCAGACCAGGCGCAGCCACAGGTTCTCATAGGGCTGCGGGAACACATAGGACCAGATCACGTAGTACAGCGGGTGGCCCACCACGCCCAGCGCGCCCACCATCTGGATCCGGCGCAGGCGGATGACGCTCTCCTCGTCCAGCAGCGTGGCCCGCGCGGCGGTCTCGAACACGGCCTGCCACGCCTTGCGCGCCAGTCCGGCAAGCGTGGTGCGGCCGTCCTCCGCTTGCGCTACCTTTGCATCCATCTCCAGGACTACTCCTCGCGGATGCCTGCGATCGGCCCGCTTGTGGGATTTTCAGGACTTGCGCCGGGCCCGGCGCGTCGAGGACCACTCTTCCAGCCGGACTTCATCGCGGATGCTGGCGAGCACGCCGACCAGGCGGTCGATTTCGGTGGCGCCAAGTTTCGCATGCAGCGTAAGCCGCATCAATGCCCGGTTCTTTGGCGTCGCCGGTGCACAGAATACCGCGCCGAAGATGCCGCGCCGCTGCAGCGCGTCGCGCAGCACCTTTACCTGCGGCTCGGTGCCAGCCTCCAGCCCGATGATCTGCTCCGAGCCGTCGCTGATGTTGTAGCCCAGTGCGGCGATCGCGCCCCGGGTCTCGCGGGTGATCGCATGCAGCCGTGCGCGGCGCTCGTCCGCCGCGGCAATGAAATCGGTCACCGCGTCGAACCACGCGACCTCATGGCGCAGCAGCCCGGAGCTGAAGATCGCCGGCCGCGATTCCACCGCGTAGAAATCCTTGAAGGCGGTGGAGCAGGCCACATAGCCCGCGCGCCCGGCAAAGGCCTTCGCCAGCGACGCAGTGCGGAAATGCACGCGCTCCGACAGCCCCAGCGCCGGGACCAGGCCGCCGCCGCGCGGGCCGTGCGTGCCGAGCGAGTGCGATTCGTCCACCACAAGCACGCAGCCGGACGCTTCGGCCAGTTCGACATAGTCCAGCAGCGGCGCCACGCTGCCGGTGGTGCTGTAGACCGAATCCACCATGATCACGCCCGGGCCGAAGCGCTCCAGCTGGCGGCGCACGTGCTCGCAATCGTTGTGGCGCACCGGCACCGCCTGCGCGCCCGCGGCGATGATGCCTTCCCACAGCGAGGCATGTCCGTTCATGTCGATATAGACCGGAATGCCGGGGCCGGCGATGCACTGCACCAGGCCCACGTTGGCGGCCCAGCCGGACTGGGCGATCAGCCCGTCCTCGGCCTGCATCAGGTCCGCGATCTTGCGCTCGACGCGCCGCTGCGGCGTATCGCCATGCATGAATACGGACGACATCAGCAGCTCCGGCGCGTCGTCGACAAAGGCGCGCATCTGCGCCTGCACCAGCGAGTCCTCGCCCAGCAGACACAGGTAGTCGTTGCTGCTCAGGTGGAGCGCGTCAGGGCCGGGTGTAAGCCCGTGCAGCAGGTGGTCCCCGCCCCAGAGCTTGCCCATGCGTTCTTCGAAATGCTGCGCCATGCGCGTGGTGATCCAGGGCGGCAGGGTCGGGGCCTTGTTGCGGCAGGCATGGTGGCGGGATTGCACAGGCTGGGCTTGGGCGAGCATCGGTAGTCCTTCAACAGGTGGGATGTGAATCGGAGGGGAATTGGCTAGGCTTGCATGGCGCCTGCGCCAAAGCCAGCCGCCCATGCGTGGGGTGCCGCGCGCAACGTCTCCCCATGGCGCGCCTTGTGCCGGCGTGCCATAGGGACCCGGTTTCATGTAGCGACCACTGTGCCAGTCTTAGCCAACGATTGTGACGGGACTTCCACCAATGCAACGTCTGTTTGGAGACTAGGTTGGCCGGATAAAGTGGTCACGCCGCAGTGCAAGACTGCGAGGGTTCAGAGGAATTTTTCGCACAGAATATGCTCGATTGAGCACTTGTGCTTGGCTTGCGCGAAGCCGGGCGCGGCGATGGCCCGGTGCGCTGCGAGGGGAAGGTCAGGGTTTGCGACGGTGCGGCACTGCAGCCGCGAAGCGGTGCGGGGCGGGCTGTGCATACGCGTCGCCGCCCCGCCGTAGTGCGTCGTTCCGGCAATCAGCCCGCGCTGGCGCCCTCCAGCGCCGCGCCGCGCGCTTCCAGGGTGCGCCGGGCAATATTGAGCTGGTGGATCTGCGTGGTGCCCTCATACAGCCGGAACAGCCGCACATCGCGATAGAAGCGCTCGGCGACGGTGCGCGCCATATACCCGCTGCCGCCGAACACCTGCACCGCACGGTCCGCGACGCGTCCGGCCATTTCGGAGGCGAACAGCTTGCACATCGACGCCTCCATGGTCACGTCCTCGCCGGCGTCGCGCTTGCGCGCGGTCTCCAGCACCAGAGCGCGGGCCGCGTGCAGTTCGGTGTTGCTGTCGGCAATCATCTGCTGCACCAGCTGGTAGTCGGCAATCGGCTTGCCGAACTGGCGCCGCTGCGCGGCGTAGCGGACCATCTCGTCGACCAGCCGGATCGCCGGGCCCACGCACAGGCCGGCCAGGTTGATGCGCTGCTTGTTCAGCGCCTTCATCGCGGTCTTGAAGCCGACATTGGGTTTGCCGCCGACGATGGCGCTGGCCGGCACGCGGCAATCCTTCAGGTAGACGTCGCCCACGGGCGAGCCGTGCTGGCCCATCTTGCGTTCCGGCTCGCTGGTGCTCAGGCCCGGCGTGCCGCGCTCGACCAGGAAGGCGCTGATGCCGTGCGCGCCCGGCGTGCCGGGGTCGGTGCGGGCGAACACGGTGAACAGGTCGGCGATCGGCGCATTGGTGATAAAGCACTTGCTGCCGTTCAGCACGTAGTGGTCGCCGTCCTGCCTGGCCGTGGTCTGCAGCGCGGTGGCATCGGAGCCGGCCTCCGGTTCGGTCAGCGCGAAGCAGCCGGTGACCTTGCCGGAAGCGAGCAGCGGCAGGTAGCGCTGGCGCTGCGCCTCGGTGCCGTCGGCCACCAGCGATTCCGAGGCGATGCCGGTGTTGCCGCCGAAGCGGGCCCGGAACACCGTGGCCGCCTGCGACACCTCGATGTTCACCTGCGCCAGCTCTTCGGTGGTCAGCCCGGCGCCGCCATAGGCTTCCGGAATGCTGTGGCCGAACAGACCAAGGCGGCGCATCTGCTCGACCACGGGCTCGGGGATGACATCGGTCTGGTCGATCTGCGCCTCGAGCGGGATGCAGGTGTCCAGCACGAAGCGGCGGAGTTCGGCAAGCAGCGCTTGCTGGCGGGCGGAGTCGCGGATCATGAAGGGTTCCGGTGATGAGTTGAGGGTGTTGGGGGCGCGGCTACTGTGCCGTGATGCCGGCGGTCTTCAGCACGCCGGTCCATTTCTTCGTTTCGGCATCGAGGAAGCGGTCGAACTCGGCCGGGGGTTGCGGGGCCAGGTCCATGCCGAGTTCGGCCAGGCGGCGCGCCGTGGCCGGGTCGGCGGTGGCGCGCGCGGCGGCGTCGGCGAGCTTGCGCACCACCGCGTCCGGTGTGCCCTGCGGCGCGACCAGTCCGAACCAGCCGCCCACTGCATAGCCCGGCAGCTGCGCCGCCTCGGCCACGGTCGGCACGTCCGGCAGCACCGGCGAGCGTTTGGCCGAGGTCACGGCCAGCGCGCGCAGCTTGCCGCTTTGCACCTGCTGCCGCGCGATCGCAGAGGTCAGCGCCATCATCGACACGCGCGCGCCGAGCAGGTCGCTCAGGGCCTCGGGCTGGCCCTTGTAGGGCACGTGGGTCAGCTTGACGCGCGTCATCTGCGCCAGCAATTCCGCCGACAGGTGGTTCGAGGTGCCGATGCCCGCGCTGGCATAGGTCAGCGTGCCCGGTTCCTTGCGCGCGGCGTCGAGCAGCTGCGGCAGCGTGCGCAGCGGCGACGAGGCCGGCACCACGATCACGTTGGGCACCGCGCCGATGCCGGCCACGGCGCGGAAGTCCTTGCCGCCCTTGCCCTTGTCCTGTCCATGGATCGACGGGTTGAGCAGCGGCCCGACCACGTAGCTGGGGCTGACCGCCAGCAGCGTATAGCCGTCGGCGGGCGCCCTGGCGACGAAGTCCGCGCCGATGGCACCGCCGGCGCCGGTCTTGTTCTCGACGATTACCGGTTGCTGCAGCACCTTGGCCATGTTCTCGGCGGTGATGCGGGTGACCGAATCGACCACGCCGCCGGCCGAGAACGGCACGATGATCCGCACCGGGCGGTCGGGGAAGCGCGCCGCGTCGTCGGCGGCGGCCAGCGCAGCCGCAGGCGCCAGCGCGGCGCAGGCCAGCATGCCGGCAGCGAGCCGGCGCCATGGGTAAAAGGCATCCATCTTGTCTCCTTGGTTGCCTGCGCCCGGGACATTGCCGGGCGCGAGGTCGGTCTGATGCAGGCCTCTGTCGGGCCGCTGGTCATGGCCCTGCCGGCGACATTGCCGGCAGGCTGCGCTGGCGCGCCACTGTCCCGTAGCGGGTCAGCGCGCGCAGCTCAGTTCGATTTGCCGCACCGCTTCGCGCAACCGGGGCGCCACCTCGCGCTCGAGCAGGTTGTCGCGATTGCGCGATGCCGCGATGGTGCAGTTCAGCGCGAACGGGTCCTGGTGCAGCGACTGGCGCAACGGCGCCGCGATCGCGTGAATCTCGGGCCGCCACTCGCCGCGGCTCAGGCAATAGCCGTGCGCGCGGAAATGCTTCTGGTCTTCCGTCCACATCTGGCGCTCCTGGCCGAAGCGCAGCGGGTCTTCGACCCGCAGCCGGTTCAGCAGCGCGGTGCGCTCGTCCGCGCTGCACGCCAGCAGCACCGCGCGGCCGATCGCGCTGGCCAGCAGCGGACGCGTGCTGCCGATGTCCGGCTGGTAAAAGTTGCCGGGGTCCAGCCGGCAACTGTCCACGTAGACCACCGACAGGCGCTCGCGCATGCCCAGGTTCACGGTGCAACCGGTTTCGCGCGCGATGGCCTCCATATACGGCCGGGCCACCTGGCGAATCGCCAGCCCGGCCAGCATCGGGTAGGCCAGCGCCAGCACGCCGGCGCCGAGCCGGTACTTCTGGTTGCCGGGCACGCGGCTGAGGAAACCGAGCAGCCCCAGCGTGTACGTCAGCCGCGACACCGTCGCCTTGGGCAGCCCGGTGCGCGCCACGATGTCCTGGTTGCCCAGCACCGGGCTGGACGGCGTAAAGGCGCGCAACACCTCCAGCCCGCGCGACAGGTTGATGGCGAACTGGCGGTCGGTGGCAAGGGCGTCTTCGCTGGCCAGGCCGGGCAGGGGCAGGGCTTCCGGGTTGCGGTCCATGCTGTGCGGTGGTTGCTTGGGTTCCATGCTGGGATCCGGAAAAGGGGGCGTCAATGTTGTAGCACGACCGTTCCGCACAGCGAAACCGTACTTGCGCCCGGGCCGGCCGCCTGCCACCTTGCAGCGGACCAACCTGCCGCCGGAGAACCGCATGCCAGACACTCACGCCCAGCCTGTATCGCCCGAAGCATCGGGCAACGGCCCGCTCGCCGGGTTGCGCATCCTTGACATGGCCACCGTGGTGGCGGCGCCGTTCTCCGCCACGCTGTGCGCCGACATGGGCGCCGAGGTAGTCAAGCTGGAACTGCCCGACGGCAGCGATCCGCTGCGCGGACTCGAGCCCGTCACCGAAGAGCACGCCCTGTACTGGAAGGTCACCAACCGCGGCAAGCGCGGCATCTCGCTGGACGTGCGCACGCC from Cupriavidus nantongensis encodes the following:
- a CDS encoding tripartite tricarboxylate transporter substrate binding protein — protein: MDAFYPWRRLAAGMLACAALAPAAALAAADDAARFPDRPVRIIVPFSAGGVVDSVTRITAENMAKVLQQPVIVENKTGAGGAIGADFVARAPADGYTLLAVSPSYVVGPLLNPSIHGQDKGKGGKDFRAVAGIGAVPNVIVVPASSPLRTLPQLLDAARKEPGTLTYASAGIGTSNHLSAELLAQMTRVKLTHVPYKGQPEALSDLLGARVSMMALTSAIARQQVQSGKLRALAVTSAKRSPVLPDVPTVAEAAQLPGYAVGGWFGLVAPQGTPDAVVRKLADAAARATADPATARRLAELGMDLAPQPPAEFDRFLDAETKKWTGVLKTAGITAQ
- a CDS encoding IclR family transcriptional regulator; the encoded protein is MEPKQPPHSMDRNPEALPLPGLASEDALATDRQFAINLSRGLEVLRAFTPSSPVLGNQDIVARTGLPKATVSRLTYTLGLLGFLSRVPGNQKYRLGAGVLALAYPMLAGLAIRQVARPYMEAIARETGCTVNLGMRERLSVVYVDSCRLDPGNFYQPDIGSTRPLLASAIGRAVLLACSADERTALLNRLRVEDPLRFGQERQMWTEDQKHFRAHGYCLSRGEWRPEIHAIAAPLRQSLHQDPFALNCTIAASRNRDNLLEREVAPRLREAVRQIELSCAR
- the cqsA gene encoding alpha-hydroxyketone-type quorum-sensing autoinducer synthase yields the protein MLAQAQPVQSRHHACRNKAPTLPPWITTRMAQHFEERMGKLWGGDHLLHGLTPGPDALHLSSNDYLCLLGEDSLVQAQMRAFVDDAPELLMSSVFMHGDTPQRRVERKIADLMQAEDGLIAQSGWAANVGLVQCIAGPGIPVYIDMNGHASLWEGIIAAGAQAVPVRHNDCEHVRRQLERFGPGVIMVDSVYSTTGSVAPLLDYVELAEASGCVLVVDESHSLGTHGPRGGGLVPALGLSERVHFRTASLAKAFAGRAGYVACSTAFKDFYAVESRPAIFSSGLLRHEVAWFDAVTDFIAAADERRARLHAITRETRGAIAALGYNISDGSEQIIGLEAGTEPQVKVLRDALQRRGIFGAVFCAPATPKNRALMRLTLHAKLGATEIDRLVGVLASIRDEVRLEEWSSTRRARRKS
- a CDS encoding sensor histidine kinase — translated: MDAKVAQAEDGRTTLAGLARKAWQAVFETAARATLLDEESVIRLRRIQMVGALGVVGHPLYYVIWSYVFPQPYENLWLRLVCTALFVPLLFASAFSGRRWLPPYALFAITVGLPFAFIFFYLENGGSMVWAESVIIAVVILYHFNTAFATIALFAGAAAAIALFVLAGNSMGGIPWEPILLQLPVIGFVIAVLVVIKMDRQLLAEQKRRGMAAALATVAHELRTPLTSLAMTARGLKARLPAALDQDTPQRDGLMQAVARMESDLAHISNSIELLVANSKNPENATQAWFEVGEVIRDAVGRFPFEPGDLERVTVDLPGRAYVMGNAQLFGLVTTNLLKNALEAIRRAGKGTIHIRCEVEPDAVHVVFRDTATGVPPQVLARMFQPFFSYPAHRGTGIGLAFCQKVLSSWGAGISCRSEEHVFTEFDMRFPRKGKWPEPQQPDAS
- a CDS encoding acyl-CoA dehydrogenase family protein gives rise to the protein MIRDSARQQALLAELRRFVLDTCIPLEAQIDQTDVIPEPVVEQMRRLGLFGHSIPEAYGGAGLTTEELAQVNIEVSQAATVFRARFGGNTGIASESLVADGTEAQRQRYLPLLASGKVTGCFALTEPEAGSDATALQTTARQDGDHYVLNGSKCFITNAPIADLFTVFARTDPGTPGAHGISAFLVERGTPGLSTSEPERKMGQHGSPVGDVYLKDCRVPASAIVGGKPNVGFKTAMKALNKQRINLAGLCVGPAIRLVDEMVRYAAQRRQFGKPIADYQLVQQMIADSNTELHAARALVLETARKRDAGEDVTMEASMCKLFASEMAGRVADRAVQVFGGSGYMARTVAERFYRDVRLFRLYEGTTQIHQLNIARRTLEARGAALEGASAG